A window of Ruminococcus champanellensis 18P13 = JCM 17042 contains these coding sequences:
- a CDS encoding energy-coupling factor transporter ATPase, with protein sequence MAENCIIEVQDLHFAYENELEPEKPAHEVLKGVNLQIRRGEFVAVLGHNGSGKSTLAKHLNAILQPTSGKVLVEGMDTSDPELLFDIRQHVGMVFQNPDNQIVATIVEEDVAFAPENLGVPREEMRKRVDDALKAVHMYEYRHHAPHQLSGGQKQRVAIAGIIAMRPDCIVLDEPTAMLDPHGRRQVMRTIRSLNREYGITIVLITHYMEEAAECDRVVVMDSGRVLLDDTPRQVFSHVAQLKDVGLDVPQVTELVYLLNQAGCQLDPHIIHEEECVEALAQLLGAPDAPGV encoded by the coding sequence ATGGCTGAAAACTGCATCATTGAAGTGCAGGATCTGCACTTTGCATACGAAAACGAATTGGAGCCGGAGAAGCCTGCTCATGAAGTGCTAAAGGGCGTGAATTTACAGATCCGCCGGGGAGAATTCGTGGCAGTGCTGGGACATAACGGTTCCGGTAAATCCACCCTTGCAAAGCACCTGAATGCCATTTTGCAGCCTACCTCCGGCAAGGTGCTGGTGGAGGGCATGGACACCTCCGATCCGGAGCTGCTGTTTGACATCCGGCAGCATGTGGGCATGGTGTTTCAGAATCCGGACAACCAGATTGTGGCTACCATTGTGGAGGAGGATGTGGCATTTGCACCGGAAAACCTGGGGGTGCCCCGGGAGGAAATGCGCAAGCGGGTGGATGATGCTCTGAAAGCGGTGCATATGTACGAGTACCGGCATCATGCCCCCCACCAGCTGTCCGGAGGACAGAAGCAGCGGGTCGCCATTGCCGGTATCATTGCCATGCGGCCGGACTGTATCGTGCTGGACGAGCCCACCGCTATGCTGGATCCCCACGGCAGGCGGCAGGTCATGCGCACCATCCGGAGTCTGAACCGGGAATACGGCATCACCATTGTGCTGATTACCCACTATATGGAGGAAGCGGCGGAATGTGACCGGGTGGTGGTGATGGACAGCGGCAGGGTGCTGCTGGACGATACCCCCCGGCAGGTGTTTTCCCATGTGGCGCAGCTGAAGGATGTGGGGCTGGATGTGCCCCAGGTGACGGAGCTTGTGTATCTGCTGAACCAGGCTGGCTGTCAGCTGGATCCCCACATCATCCACGAGGAGGAATGCGTGGAGGCACTGGCACAGCTGCTGGGAGCACCGGATGCGCCCGGTGTGTGA
- a CDS encoding energy-coupling factor transporter ATPase codes for MAILKTEGLTYQYSVGTPFEKTAVDHVDLEIQDGEFVGLIGHTGSGKSTLIQQFNGLLKPTSGRILLDGQDIWALKKADMRQVRFQVGLVFQYPEYQLFEETVYKDIAFGPRNMGLDEQEIDRRVRQTAQAVGLAPELLEQPPFALSGGQKRRVAIAGVMAMEPRVLILDEPTAGLDPRGRDRILDQLKAYHRSHGGTIILVSHSMEDVARFASKILVMNQGKVFCYDTPEHVFRRSEEIRRLGLSVPQITRVFNALESRGYRFDSQVYTVAYAKDMLLRHLKEKGGDGTC; via the coding sequence TTGGCAATTCTGAAAACTGAGGGACTGACCTATCAGTACAGTGTAGGCACTCCTTTTGAAAAAACCGCTGTGGATCATGTGGATCTGGAAATCCAGGACGGGGAGTTTGTTGGTCTGATCGGCCATACCGGCTCCGGGAAATCCACCCTGATTCAGCAGTTCAACGGCTTGCTGAAGCCCACCTCCGGCAGGATCCTCCTGGACGGGCAGGATATCTGGGCGCTGAAAAAGGCGGATATGCGGCAGGTGCGGTTCCAGGTAGGACTGGTGTTTCAGTATCCGGAATACCAGCTGTTTGAAGAAACCGTGTATAAGGACATTGCATTCGGCCCCCGGAATATGGGACTGGATGAACAGGAGATCGACCGGCGGGTGCGGCAGACTGCCCAGGCAGTAGGTCTGGCACCGGAGCTGCTGGAGCAGCCTCCCTTTGCCCTGTCCGGAGGACAAAAGCGCCGGGTTGCCATTGCCGGCGTCATGGCAATGGAACCACGGGTGTTGATCCTGGACGAGCCTACCGCCGGGCTGGATCCCCGGGGCAGGGACCGGATTCTGGATCAACTGAAGGCGTACCACCGGAGCCATGGGGGTACCATTATCCTGGTGTCCCACAGTATGGAGGATGTGGCACGGTTCGCCTCCAAGATCCTGGTGATGAACCAGGGCAAGGTGTTCTGCTACGACACCCCGGAGCATGTGTTCCGCCGTTCTGAGGAGATCCGGAGACTGGGCTTGTCCGTGCCACAGATCACCCGGGTGTTCAACGCACTGGAAAGCCGGGGCTATCGGTTTGACAGCCAGGTGTATACGGTGGCGTATGCAAAGGATATGCTGTTGCGGCATCTGAAGGAAAAAGGCGGTGATGGAACATGCTGA